One genomic segment of Sphingorhabdus sp. M41 includes these proteins:
- a CDS encoding S8 family serine peptidase, producing the protein MKTTIKRVAAALLLLVPAAASPQLALPTVGPGLPLPNHSLGDIAEPLIDPVSGVLDAGVLDRLSNSELRRLLNRLRLDRLNQFVRQNRDYVERDRSGDPAVRGVLIATGISAASLERVQKEGFRILERSEIEGLDLSYVKIATRPGKQLDKEQKQLQKLVGEAEISADNIYFTSNVTPISANATVLAGSLLASGNASSGAMGLIDGGVARHSAITMAVEQRGFAKGAPIASSHGTAIASLISGSLKSGSRGLLAADIYGSDPAGGNATAIAKALGWMAQRNAPVVAISLVGPDNGLLGRAVRAAQKKGILVVAAVGNDGPAAPPRYPASYKGVIGVTGVDQRERALPEAGIATPVDFAAPGAGIKGASPDGKLVALRGTSFAAPLVAARLMAHYPAANINRIESAVNGLIREAKDLGKKGADKIYGNGLICGNCGLR; encoded by the coding sequence ATGAAAACCACAATCAAACGGGTCGCTGCCGCATTGCTGCTGCTGGTGCCCGCTGCCGCTTCACCCCAGCTTGCACTGCCGACAGTCGGTCCGGGCTTACCGCTACCCAATCATTCGCTGGGCGACATAGCAGAGCCTTTGATCGATCCGGTGAGCGGCGTGCTTGACGCCGGCGTTCTGGATCGTTTGAGCAATTCCGAGCTCAGGAGATTATTGAACCGGCTGAGGCTTGATCGCCTGAACCAGTTCGTACGGCAAAACCGCGACTATGTAGAGCGGGATCGCAGCGGTGATCCGGCTGTTCGCGGTGTGCTGATTGCAACGGGCATATCGGCGGCGTCTCTCGAGCGGGTACAGAAAGAGGGCTTTCGAATATTGGAGCGATCCGAAATCGAAGGCCTGGATCTCAGCTATGTAAAAATCGCAACGCGACCCGGCAAACAGCTGGATAAGGAACAGAAACAGCTGCAAAAGCTTGTCGGTGAAGCAGAGATCAGCGCCGATAATATCTATTTCACCAGTAATGTCACACCAATTTCGGCCAATGCAACAGTTCTGGCCGGTAGTCTGCTGGCCAGTGGCAATGCAAGCTCCGGTGCTATGGGCTTGATTGATGGCGGCGTTGCCCGCCACAGCGCAATCACCATGGCGGTTGAACAACGCGGCTTTGCCAAGGGCGCGCCGATTGCGAGCAGTCACGGAACCGCGATAGCATCGCTTATATCCGGCAGCCTGAAATCCGGTTCTCGCGGCCTGCTGGCGGCTGATATATATGGCAGCGATCCGGCGGGTGGCAACGCAACTGCCATTGCCAAAGCTCTGGGCTGGATGGCGCAACGCAATGCGCCGGTTGTTGCCATCAGTCTGGTCGGCCCGGACAACGGTCTGCTGGGTCGCGCCGTTAGGGCCGCACAGAAAAAGGGAATATTGGTCGTGGCCGCCGTGGGCAATGATGGTCCAGCCGCGCCTCCGCGCTATCCGGCTAGCTATAAAGGGGTAATCGGTGTCACCGGGGTCGATCAGCGCGAAAGGGCGCTGCCCGAAGCAGGAATTGCCACACCGGTGGACTTCGCTGCGCCGGGGGCCGGGATAAAAGGCGCATCACCCGATGGAAAACTCGTGGCGCTGCGCGGCACCTCTTTTGCGGCGCCTCTCGTTGCAGCGCGTCTGATGGCTCATTACCCGGCTGCAAATATCAACAGAATAGAATCAGCGGTTAACGGGTTGATCCGTGAAGCCAAGGATCTCGGCAAAAAAGGCGCCGACAAGATATATGGCAATGGTCTGATCTGCGGAAACTGCGGTCTTCGCTGA
- a CDS encoding HAD-IB family hydrolase produces the protein MTKKKIAAYQSHLQDVLDAPEGAHIAALFDFDGTIIAGYSATAMLWEKIKRREMTAEELVETINVMAQYSTGNMGFSGLMTGAAKFMKGVTEDSYFEFGEELYEKHIARKVYPEARALIEAHRAKGHTIAIVSSATIYQIEPTARDLDIEHVLCSQYEVENGEFTGNIIRPLCFGEGKVIAAEGLAAEYDLDLDNSYFYSDSYDDIELLERVGKPRPLNPNAKLREAAREHGWPLEKYDSRGQGKPVDYLRTIYATGSLIGSAIASLPIWALTGSQREAMNFSTGLFGDIATALTGCELEVTGEENLWTSRPCIFVFNHQSKADVMILAKLIRKDMGGVAKIEVRDTPVIGKLMELAGTVFIDRANAGSAIKAMAPLIDAVKIDGKSIVIAPEGTRTLSPKLGPFKKGAFHMAIQAGVPMVPIVIHNAGDVAPKNEFLMRPAKVRVDVLPAVDTSKWTSRTMNKHVAEVRGMFLEALGQAEEEDALEALVNEERIAAKKPVSKKTPARKKSAAKKVDSKKMPARKSVANKPASRSSSTKKSATAKPTKMQAAE, from the coding sequence ATGACCAAGAAGAAAATCGCTGCATATCAATCCCATTTGCAAGACGTCCTGGATGCTCCGGAAGGCGCGCATATCGCTGCTCTTTTCGATTTCGATGGTACCATCATCGCCGGTTATTCGGCCACCGCGATGTTGTGGGAGAAAATCAAGCGGCGTGAAATGACCGCCGAAGAACTTGTCGAAACGATTAATGTCATGGCGCAATACAGCACCGGTAATATGGGTTTCTCTGGTCTGATGACAGGCGCGGCGAAATTCATGAAGGGCGTCACCGAAGACAGCTATTTCGAATTTGGCGAAGAGCTCTACGAAAAACATATCGCGCGGAAAGTCTATCCCGAAGCACGAGCGCTGATCGAGGCCCATCGCGCCAAGGGCCATACGATCGCCATCGTGTCCTCCGCGACGATCTACCAGATCGAGCCTACCGCGCGCGATCTCGACATCGAGCATGTGCTTTGCTCGCAATATGAAGTCGAGAATGGCGAATTTACCGGCAACATTATCCGCCCCTTGTGCTTTGGCGAAGGCAAGGTGATCGCAGCCGAAGGCCTGGCTGCGGAATATGATCTGGATCTCGACAACAGCTATTTTTATTCCGACAGCTATGACGATATCGAATTGCTGGAGCGAGTGGGCAAGCCGCGGCCGCTGAACCCTAATGCGAAATTGCGCGAAGCGGCGCGTGAACATGGTTGGCCGCTGGAAAAATATGATAGCCGGGGACAGGGCAAGCCAGTGGATTATCTCCGGACGATCTACGCAACCGGATCTCTGATCGGTTCGGCGATTGCGTCGCTACCGATATGGGCGCTGACCGGTTCGCAGCGTGAGGCGATGAATTTTTCGACCGGCCTGTTCGGCGATATTGCAACCGCGCTGACCGGCTGCGAGCTGGAAGTGACTGGGGAGGAAAATCTGTGGACTTCGCGGCCCTGTATCTTTGTCTTCAACCATCAGAGCAAAGCCGACGTGATGATCCTCGCCAAGCTGATCCGCAAGGATATGGGCGGAGTGGCCAAGATAGAGGTTCGCGACACACCAGTGATCGGCAAGCTGATGGAATTGGCAGGCACGGTTTTCATTGATCGCGCCAATGCCGGGAGCGCGATCAAGGCGATGGCCCCGTTGATCGATGCCGTAAAAATTGACGGCAAGTCCATCGTCATTGCGCCGGAAGGCACGCGGACGCTTTCGCCGAAACTGGGTCCGTTCAAAAAGGGCGCTTTCCATATGGCGATCCAGGCGGGTGTGCCGATGGTGCCGATTGTCATTCACAATGCCGGCGATGTCGCCCCGAAAAATGAATTTCTGATGCGCCCGGCAAAGGTCAGGGTTGATGTTCTGCCAGCCGTGGACACTAGCAAATGGACGAGTCGTACGATGAACAAACATGTCGCAGAAGTGCGTGGCATGTTCCTCGAAGCTCTGGGGCAGGCGGAAGAAGAAGATGCACTTGAAGCGCTGGTCAACGAGGAACGAATAGCGGCGAAAAAACCGGTGTCCAAAAAGACGCCAGCGCGGAAGAAATCCGCCGCAAAAAAGGTGGATAGCAAAAAAATGCCGGCGAGAAAATCCGTTGCAAACAAGCCCGCAAGTCGATCTAGCTCAACAAAGAAATCTGCAACTGCAAAGCCGACAAAAATGCAAGCGGCGGAATAG
- a CDS encoding glycerol-3-phosphate 1-O-acyltransferase, producing the protein MAEATQIAISGPLLAQGPKLFVIDARNGVERRYLLNWLKNAMGESGHSGELNWVSLPISDERAKLRLGRLAEKLKENPETLVVPVRIAWRIPNFEKSRAVKMRHVIFGDPRNPGSFRAQSILLRNKRRAQCLTGQPATIGELEQSFAELSKDYDQTDNTEFAAFVVRQAGLVLDIAERGLRGRRYKVPRHVADGLRSDARFRAAMTQLSRDTGRSEVALYEQAAKYMKELIARPSPLFIDMKAKLDRFMLSQGYDDKVVFDRKELTRLRKTMREHPTLLLFTHKTYIDGVTATDLAYQNDLPLIHLFGGINLDFFGLGFMLRRAGTIFIRRSFENNPVYKLVLRYYVSYLLEKRFPMTWAFEGTRSRLGKLMPPRYGLLKYVMDSAHSNDIEDVHIIPVVTSFDLIRDVEEYASEQTGRIKKPESLSWFIGYLRSLREPMGKVYVDFGQPVIVKKAPNPNDRLALSKMAFEVAVQANRATPLTLTSLMCLCLLGTAPRAMTEDELRAVINFLVDWARERDIRMSEDLTDENLEGVQRVIETLVNNGLLVRYDKGSTLVYAIEPDQHPIASYYRNTIIHHFLDKAIIELSILKAREVSDRDAAEVFWEETDRLRDLFKFEFFYPEKQQYRENLKAELQRADPDWKVKLDEGGVKLASLTNRFQPLIGHAVFLPFVEAYTIVLDILSRLEPGNAIDKKSCVETALKEGRQAYLLRRITSEASIGKILFENGFRMAAGLGLTGETTPETIAERKALLRKFRALSRRMEKSRLELLALADRIFE; encoded by the coding sequence ATGGCGGAAGCAACACAGATAGCAATTTCCGGACCGCTGTTGGCGCAGGGCCCGAAGCTGTTTGTGATTGACGCGCGCAATGGTGTCGAGCGGCGTTATCTTCTCAATTGGCTCAAGAACGCGATGGGCGAAAGCGGGCATAGCGGGGAGCTGAACTGGGTCAGTCTGCCAATATCCGATGAACGCGCGAAACTGCGCCTTGGCCGTCTGGCGGAAAAACTGAAAGAAAATCCGGAAACATTGGTCGTACCGGTTCGTATTGCCTGGCGCATTCCCAATTTCGAAAAAAGCCGTGCGGTCAAGATGCGCCATGTCATTTTCGGGGATCCGCGGAACCCGGGTAGCTTTCGCGCCCAGTCCATCCTGCTGCGCAACAAGCGCCGTGCCCAATGTTTGACTGGTCAACCCGCTACGATTGGTGAACTTGAGCAAAGCTTTGCCGAGCTTAGCAAGGACTATGATCAGACTGACAATACGGAATTTGCTGCCTTCGTGGTTCGACAGGCGGGGCTGGTACTGGATATCGCCGAACGCGGATTGCGTGGTCGCCGTTATAAAGTGCCTCGGCACGTAGCCGATGGCCTGCGCAGCGATGCGCGGTTCCGTGCCGCAATGACGCAGCTGTCCAGGGACACGGGCCGAAGCGAAGTTGCGCTATACGAACAAGCTGCAAAATATATGAAGGAACTGATCGCCCGGCCCAGCCCCTTGTTCATTGACATGAAGGCAAAGCTCGACCGGTTCATGCTGTCGCAGGGCTATGACGACAAAGTGGTTTTCGATCGCAAGGAGCTGACCCGGTTGCGCAAGACGATGCGGGAGCATCCAACGCTGCTGCTGTTTACCCATAAAACCTATATTGACGGAGTGACCGCTACCGACTTGGCTTATCAGAATGACTTGCCGCTCATTCATTTGTTCGGCGGCATCAATCTGGATTTCTTCGGTCTGGGATTCATGCTGCGTCGTGCCGGTACCATTTTCATCCGCCGGAGTTTCGAGAATAATCCCGTCTACAAGCTCGTGTTGCGTTATTACGTCAGCTATCTGCTTGAAAAGCGCTTCCCCATGACCTGGGCTTTCGAAGGGACACGGTCCCGTCTCGGCAAGCTGATGCCACCGCGCTATGGTCTGCTGAAATATGTTATGGACAGCGCACACAGCAACGATATCGAAGATGTACACATCATACCCGTTGTCACCAGTTTCGACCTGATCCGGGATGTTGAGGAATATGCCAGTGAACAGACCGGGCGGATCAAGAAGCCGGAATCGCTGAGCTGGTTCATCGGTTATCTGCGCAGCCTTCGCGAACCGATGGGCAAAGTCTATGTCGATTTCGGCCAGCCAGTGATCGTCAAAAAGGCGCCCAATCCGAATGATCGTCTCGCCTTGTCCAAAATGGCCTTTGAAGTTGCCGTTCAAGCCAATCGGGCAACGCCGCTGACCCTGACTTCGCTGATGTGTCTCTGCCTGCTCGGCACCGCACCGCGCGCAATGACGGAAGACGAACTGAGGGCGGTGATCAATTTTCTGGTGGACTGGGCCCGGGAACGCGACATTCGCATGAGCGAAGATCTGACGGACGAGAATCTTGAGGGCGTGCAGCGCGTTATTGAGACGTTGGTGAATAACGGGCTGCTCGTTCGCTATGACAAAGGATCAACGCTGGTTTATGCGATTGAACCGGATCAGCATCCGATTGCCAGCTATTATCGTAACACGATCATCCATCATTTTCTCGACAAGGCGATCATCGAACTGTCGATCCTGAAGGCGCGGGAGGTGAGCGACCGAGATGCGGCCGAAGTCTTCTGGGAAGAGACCGACCGTCTTCGCGACCTGTTCAAGTTCGAGTTTTTCTATCCTGAAAAGCAGCAATATCGCGAAAATTTGAAAGCCGAATTGCAGCGGGCAGATCCGGACTGGAAGGTCAAGCTGGACGAAGGCGGCGTGAAACTCGCCAGTCTCACCAACCGCTTTCAACCGCTAATCGGCCATGCCGTGTTCCTGCCTTTCGTAGAAGCCTATACCATTGTCCTGGACATCTTGTCGCGGCTGGAGCCCGGCAATGCGATCGACAAGAAAAGCTGTGTGGAAACGGCATTGAAAGAGGGACGGCAGGCCTATTTACTCCGCCGGATCACCAGCGAAGCCTCGATCGGGAAAATCCTGTTCGAAAATGGTTTCAGAATGGCTGCAGGCCTGGGCTTGACCGGAGAAACCACACCGGAAACCATTGCAGAGCGAAAAGCATTGTTGCGAAAATTCAGAGCGCTGTCTCGACGGATGGAGAAATCCCGGCTCGAACTGCTTGCGCTAGCCGACAGAATATTTGAATGA
- a CDS encoding WS/DGAT/MGAT family O-acyltransferase has protein sequence MSEQSNISQLSAQDAQFLYIQSATNLTHVMAVYIYDPSTAPGGKVRFKDIIEHMRKRMDISPMFKRKLYRLPMDIDHPYWVKDEHFDLEAHISHGRLPEPGDWRQFCIHVARHHSKPLDMTRPLWDMYVVEGLDNIPGYAKGSYAILTRIHHSTIDGVSGAHFFAAISDKDAKGTPAIPLPEGRPAAVDLPTVAEILSRAVNSTVSSPVKLAQALLKFTPALISTAQQSLKGGEDQTASGVPQTRFNGPVTPNKVFDAVTFDLEELKKMRLKVSDATINDVVLAICSGALRHYLTKHKELPEESLVAVAPVNARSRSGDDATPGNNISAMTIKIWSNIVDPVERLEAIKDTTRETKAAKSGLSARIMTDLTKHIPGVTMASVARILTDERFAPKMSNLMISNVPGPQIQLYMNGAKLTHQYGLAPLAHGMGLFIATPSYNGTISFSIISDRKMMPDVEFFRECLQRAFDELREAKPNAAARRPKKAAVAPKKPQTPKDGSVMYRRVAKKPRTVAPKAIGGSTPKVK, from the coding sequence ATGAGTGAGCAGAGCAACATCAGCCAGTTGAGCGCGCAAGACGCCCAGTTTCTCTATATTCAGTCCGCGACAAATCTTACCCATGTGATGGCGGTTTATATTTACGATCCTTCAACCGCTCCCGGCGGCAAGGTAAGGTTCAAGGACATTATCGAACATATGCGCAAGCGCATGGATATCTCGCCGATGTTCAAGCGGAAATTATACCGTTTGCCGATGGATATCGATCATCCTTACTGGGTCAAAGACGAACATTTCGATCTCGAAGCGCATATTTCCCACGGCCGTCTGCCGGAGCCCGGCGACTGGCGGCAATTTTGTATTCACGTTGCCCGTCACCACAGCAAGCCGCTGGACATGACTCGGCCGCTCTGGGACATGTATGTGGTTGAGGGGCTCGACAATATTCCCGGCTATGCCAAGGGCAGCTATGCCATATTGACGAGAATCCATCATTCCACCATCGATGGTGTTTCGGGCGCTCATTTCTTTGCCGCTATCTCGGATAAGGACGCCAAAGGCACGCCTGCGATACCGCTGCCGGAAGGCAGGCCGGCCGCTGTGGATTTACCGACGGTCGCCGAGATATTGAGCCGGGCGGTCAACAGCACCGTCAGCTCACCAGTAAAATTGGCTCAGGCACTGCTGAAATTCACGCCAGCGCTTATTTCCACGGCGCAACAAAGCCTGAAAGGGGGCGAAGACCAAACGGCTAGCGGCGTTCCCCAGACACGGTTTAACGGCCCGGTCACGCCCAATAAAGTGTTTGATGCGGTCACGTTTGATCTCGAAGAACTGAAGAAAATGCGTCTGAAAGTGAGTGATGCGACTATCAATGATGTTGTACTCGCAATCTGCAGCGGCGCCCTTCGACACTATCTGACGAAACATAAGGAACTACCCGAAGAGTCGCTTGTAGCAGTGGCTCCCGTGAACGCGCGCAGCCGTTCGGGGGACGATGCCACTCCCGGCAACAACATATCCGCGATGACGATAAAGATCTGGTCGAATATTGTCGATCCGGTGGAGCGCCTTGAAGCAATCAAGGATACGACGCGCGAAACCAAAGCAGCAAAGTCGGGGCTCAGCGCACGTATCATGACCGATCTGACCAAACATATTCCTGGCGTTACCATGGCGAGCGTGGCGCGTATCCTGACCGACGAACGTTTTGCGCCGAAAATGAGCAATTTGATGATTTCCAACGTTCCGGGCCCCCAGATTCAACTTTATATGAACGGTGCGAAGTTGACCCATCAATATGGCCTGGCACCTTTGGCGCACGGGATGGGCCTGTTTATTGCCACGCCAAGCTATAACGGAACAATTTCTTTCAGCATCATATCCGACCGCAAAATGATGCCCGATGTTGAGTTTTTCCGGGAATGCCTGCAAAGAGCATTTGACGAACTCCGGGAAGCCAAGCCAAATGCTGCTGCCCGTCGGCCTAAAAAAGCGGCGGTGGCGCCAAAAAAGCCGCAAACGCCCAAAGACGGCTCGGTGATGTATCGAAGGGTTGCCAAAAAGCCCAGAACAGTGGCACCCAAGGCGATCGGTGGAAGCACGCCGAAAGTGAAATAG